TGCCTTCACTGTCCGTGATCCCGACCGCGAGACAGTCGAGCACCTCGAGCAGCTCCGCCGTCATCCGGTTGGCGGCCTCCTCGTCGAGCCCCGCCCGCAGATTCGGCGTGGCCTTGGACATCCGGTGCACGGCCTGCAGCACGGCGTCCTGGATGACGCCTTTAGGCCGGCGCGCCCGAAACGCGAGGACCAGCACCACTACGACCAGGACGCCGACCAGGGCCCACGGGATGACCTGGGCGTAGGGGAAGTCGGACACGACGTCCATGCTCTGCGCTCGACCGACCGGGTGCAAGGTCTGCGCCCCACTTTCTGTCCACTAGCGACGACCGAGGGTGGGCAAACCCTACCGTCACTCCCGGTGAGTGTGAGGATCTTGCGCCGTTCGGGTGGCGGTGGTGGCTGTGGGTCGCCGGGGAGTGGAGTGAAGGGACCATTCACGGCTACCAGCGGTGAGAAGTGAAGGGACCGTTCATCGCTTGCTACTGCGGATGAGGGGTTCTTTCGACCGCGGCTGGGGCTGGGGCTGGCGACAGCGAGCCGGGCGGAGCTGACCGGCGGTAGCGGGCACGCGACAGCTGGCGGCCCGGCTACTTCAGCAACCGTGACATCCGGCGGTCCGCCAGCGGTTTCCCGCCGGTCTGGCAGGTCGGGCAGTACTGGAACGATTTGTCCGCGAACGAGATCTCCCGGATGGTGTCCCCGCAGACCGGGCACGGCAGACCGGTCCGCGCGTGCACCTTCAGCCCAGACCGCTTCTCCCCCTTCAGCCGGGCCGCTTTCTGCCCCACCGACCTCGTCACCGCGTCCGTCTCCACCTCGTGGATCGCTTCCGCCAGCGTCTCCAGCGCGCCCTCGTCCAGCTTCCCGACCGTCGCGTACGGCGAAAGCTTCGCGCGGTGCATGATCTCGTCCGAGTACGCGTTGCCGATGCCCGCGATGAGCGACTGGTCCGTCAACGCCCATTTCAGCCGCGTGCCCTTGCCGGCGAACAGCTCCCGCAGCCGCGAAGCGTCGACCGCCAGCGCGTCCGGGCCGAGCCGCGCGACGCTGGCCACCTCGGCCGGATCCGCGACGATCCACACCGCCAGGCCCTTCTTCGTGCCCGCTTCGGTGAGATCGAAGCCCGGACCGGACGCCGATTCCAGGTGCACTCGCAGTGAGATCGGGCCCTTGCCCGGTTTCAGCGGGGCCGGGGCCAGCCCGTCCGACCAGCGCAGCCAGCCTGCCCGCGCCAGGTGCACCACCAGGTGCAGATCGCCCAGGACGACGTCCAGGTGCTTGCCATGCCGGGTCGCGTCGGTGATTTCGCGGCCGTGCAGCTCGGTGTAGGGCGGCACCGCGGTCTTCAGCACGCTCAGCGACGCGACGTCGAGCCGGAAAACCGTGCGTCCGACCGCGTGTTCGCGCAGGTGATGGGCCAGTGCTTCGACCTCGGGCAGCTCAGGCATGGCACCAGTCTCGCGCGCTGGCGCGGTTCCGGCCAGGTCTATTCGACCGGGTGCAGCGGCCCGTCGAAGTCCGGCAGCGAATGCTTCTGGATCGTCTTCGAGATCCGCTTCACCTCGCCGGACACCGTGAACATGCCGCGGATCGTGCCGACCCACCGCTCCGACGGCCGGTCGCCCGCGACATCGCCCTGGGTCTCGGCGACGACCGTCCACGGACGGCGCAGAATCCACCGCAGCGGGAAGAACAACACCACTAGCAGCAATGCCAGCAGGACCCACGCGGGCACCTTCACCGCGTCCGGCGTCCACAGCACCAGCGCGGTCGCCAGCACCGCGATGACCACGATCATCGCGATCCCAGGCCCGTAACTGCCTGCGACATCGTGTTCGAAATCGTCCGCCGTGGCAGGCGCACGCCATTCCATCTGGGCACGGACCACCCAGTCACGGCCGTCCTCGCCGTGCACCAGCCGGTTCATCCTGTTGCCTCCCGGGCGACGTCGAGCTCGCTCAACGCTACCGTGACCGCACTGCCCAGCGCGAGG
This sequence is a window from Amycolatopsis benzoatilytica AK 16/65. Protein-coding genes within it:
- a CDS encoding Fpg/Nei family DNA glycosylase encodes the protein MPELPEVEALAHHLREHAVGRTVFRLDVASLSVLKTAVPPYTELHGREITDATRHGKHLDVVLGDLHLVVHLARAGWLRWSDGLAPAPLKPGKGPISLRVHLESASGPGFDLTEAGTKKGLAVWIVADPAEVASVARLGPDALAVDASRLRELFAGKGTRLKWALTDQSLIAGIGNAYSDEIMHRAKLSPYATVGKLDEGALETLAEAIHEVETDAVTRSVGQKAARLKGEKRSGLKVHARTGLPCPVCGDTIREISFADKSFQYCPTCQTGGKPLADRRMSRLLK